A genomic segment from Aegilops tauschii subsp. strangulata cultivar AL8/78 chromosome 1, Aet v6.0, whole genome shotgun sequence encodes:
- the LOC141030419 gene encoding uncharacterized protein, protein MGDFNEVIHAHEHDGVANRSQAQMDLFRDALDTCGLTNIGYTGTNWTFEKKVSGGTYTRVRLDRGVGNAAFVSAFPNANIEHKSAASSDHIPILLRLRDVHACSRGPRPFKYELCWERDEALPGVVETGWARVAGDSVESLHGKLQGLSADLTHWERTHFGSVRREIDQLKRQVQILRRSQGVQDHAMQN, encoded by the coding sequence ATGGGTGATTTCAATGAGGTAATTCATGCCCATGAACATGATGGAGTAGCAAACCGAAGTCAGGCACAGATGGACTTGTTTCGGGATGCTCTAGATACATGTGGGTTAACAAACATCGGCTATACAGGGACAAATTGGACGTTTGAGAAAAAGGTTTCAGGAGGGACCTACACTAGGGTTCGGCTGGATAGAGGAGTTGGTAATGCAGCATTTGTATCAGCTTTCCCTAATGCAAACATTGAGCATAAAAGCGCAGCGTCGTCTGATCATATCCCTATTTTGCTCCGTTTGCGCGACGTGCATGCATGCAGCAGGGGCCCCCGTCCCTTTAAATATGAGTTGTGTTGGGAGCGGGACGAGGCGCTGCCTGGGGTTGTGGAGACCGGATGGGCGAGAGTGGCAGGTGATTCGGTGGAATCCTTGCATGGAAAGCTGCAGGGACTGTCGGCTGATTTGACCCACTGGGAGCGTACCCACTTTGGCAGTGTGAGACGAGAAATCGACCAGCTTAAACGACAAGTGCAGATTCTGCGCAGATCCCAGGGCGTACAGGACCATGCCATGCAAAATTGA
- the LOC109779970 gene encoding uncharacterized protein: MSSTSVPPPPVPLAPERRVPVVVPVVPHLAEGGGGGSGDDARGSGGMAGISPSILIIAVIVVVMLLASISIHYFIRSLCRRSSSSASGSSAPPLPLVAVRSSAVAPAAAAPVADQGKEAAAERERLIGRLPLFTLASSLAALPRSSRDCAVCQCVFCADDELRLLPACRHAFHSGCVDPWLRANPSCPLCRASIALPYPPLPELLRVELGSVSSRRSTSSSSSAAVAAAPPEGVRAYPLPNSNTNTEYLVEEDLQVVLKPPSAANPAPPPPPTARITGEPSQQLAAAAERALSSSVTPTASFRSVGRSSSRWSNRWSSRWSSGRWSSRYDAGSVTAAATAEWWWDMDGGVAPASRRAESEDGSAFYGFVRWLTGAY, translated from the coding sequence ATGTCTTCCACATCAGTTCCGCCGCCGCCGGTGCCGCTGGCGCCGGAGCGGAGGGTGCCCGTGGTGGTGCCGGTGGTGCCCCACTTGGCtgagggaggaggaggtgggagcgGGGACGATGCGCGCGGGAGCGGGGGCATGGCGGGGATATCGCCGAGCATCCTTATCATCGCCGTAATCGTGGTGGTGATGCTTCTGGCGTCCATCTCCATCCACTACTTCATCCGCAGTCTCTgccgccgctcctcctcctccgcctcgggGTCCTCCGCGCCGCCGCTCCCGCTCGTGGCGGTCCGCAGCTCCGCGGTggccccggcggcggcggcgcccgtgGCCGACCAGGGGAAGGAGGCGGCCGCGGAGAGGGAGCGGCTCATCGGGCGGCTGCCGCTCTTCACGCTGGCGTCGTCCCTCGCCGCGCTGCCCAGGTCGTCCAGGGACTGCGCCGTGTGCCAGTGCGTGTTCTGCGCCGACGACGAGCTCCGCCTCCTGCCGGCGTGCCGCCACGCGTTCCACTCCGGCTGCGTCGACCCGTGGCTCCGCGCCAACCCGTCCTGCCCTCTCTGCCGCGCCTCCATCGCGCTCCCGTACCCGCCGCTCCCCGAGCTCCTCCGCGTCGAGCTCGGTAGCGTCAGCAGCCGCCGCTCCActtcctcgtcctcctccgcggccgtcgcCGCAGCGCCGCCAGAGGGAGTCCGCGCGTACCCGCTCCCCAACTCCAACACCAACACAGAGTACCTCGTGGAGGAGGACCTCCAGGTGGTCCTCAAGCCACCCAGCGCCGCCAACCCGGCGCCACCGCCGCCACCCACGGCTCGAATTACCGGCGAGCCGAGCCAGCAGCTGGCAGCCGCGGCGGAGCGCGCGCTGTCGTCGTCCGTGACGCCGACAGCGTCGTTCAGGTCGGTGGGGCGTTCCAGCAGCAGGTGGAGCAACCGGTGGAGCAGCCGGTGGAGCAGCGGGCGGTGGAGCAGCCGGTACGACGCCGGGAGCGTGACGGCCGCCGCCACGGCCGAGTGGTGGTGGGACATGGACGGCGGGGTGGCGCCAGCGTCGCGGCGGGCCGAGTCCGAGGACGGCAGCGCGTTCTACGGGTTCGTGCGGTGGCTGACGGGAGCATACTAG
- the LOC109779964 gene encoding uncharacterized protein has protein sequence MDSDLEYIYEQYVESFDSSNEEEYFDETMMMQAVLEDAECAEEHVLNFKGSINGHRVLNRNKARGHLTLMADYFAPDALFAYHFRRHFRMRKTVFDRLYHGVWFYDDYFILKKDVVGTMVSLVTRTDSRDEYLWMSKSTCGDAMVRFATVVVEVFRPQYLREPTVADTERLLAISEPRGWLGFIGSLDCMHWK, from the exons ATGGATTCCGatttggagtacatatacgagcaATATGTTGAGTCGTTCGACTCGTCGAACGAGGAGGAGTACTTCGATGAGACGATGATGATGCAGGCAGTCCTTGAAGATGCGGAGTGTGCGGAGGAGCATGTACTCAATTTCAAGGGCTCGATCAACGGTCATCGAGTGCTCAACCGTAACAAGGCGCGCGGGCATTTGACACTGATGGCAGACTACTTTGCCCCCGATGCACTATTCGCATACCATTTTCGCCGACATTTTCGGATGCGCAAGACTGTCTTCGATCGTTTGTACCATGGCGTCTGGTTCTACGATGACTACTTCATCCTGAAGAAGGACGTCGTGGGAACGATGGTTTCTCTGGTTACCAGAA CTGATTCGCGGGACGAGTACCTATGGATGTCCAAGAGCACATGTGGAGATGCCATGGTCAGGTTTGCAACTGTCGTGGTCGAGGTGTTCAGACCTCAGTACCTGAGAGAACCAACTGTGGCAGATACAGAGAGGCTCCTAGCAATCTCAGAACCAAGAGGGTGGCTAGGTTTCATTGGATCTCTTGACTGCATGCACTGGAAATGA